One genomic window of Acomys russatus chromosome 29, mAcoRus1.1, whole genome shotgun sequence includes the following:
- the C29H1orf122 gene encoding uncharacterized protein C1orf122 homolog yields MEWGPGAGWSRGEAAGVDRGKAGLGLGGRPPPRPPRDERAQQLLDAVEQRQRQLLDTIAACEEMLRQLGRRRPEPTGGGNGSAKSGAPPQSAVSARGGLPKDSGDGAAEP; encoded by the exons ATGGAGTGGGGCCCGGGCGCAGGCTGGTCACGGGG GGAGGCTGCCGGCGTGGACCGTGGGAAGGCGGGGCTGGGGCTCGGCGGGAGGCCACCCCCGCGGCCGCCCCGGGATGAACGCGCCCAGCAGCTGCTGGACGCCGTggagcagcggcagcggcagctcCTGGACACCATCGCCGCCTGCGAGGAGATGCTGCGGCAGCTGGGCCGCCGGCGCCCAGAGCCGACTGGTGGCGGG AACGGTTCAGCCAAGTCCGGAGCGCCGCCCCAGTCAGCTGTATCCGCCAGAGGTGGCCTTCCAAAGGATTCTGGCGATGGAGCTGCGGAGCCTTGA
- the Yrdc gene encoding threonylcarbamoyl-AMP synthase, with translation MSTARPCAGLRAAVAAGMGLSDGPAGSGRSCRLLRPPAPAPAVPGARLLRLPESGAVRAASPERSGWTEALRAAVAELRAGAVVAVPTDTLYGLACSASCSAALSCVYSLKGRNQAKPLAVCLGRVADVYRYCQVRVPKELLEDLLPGPVTLVMERSEELNKDMNPFTPLVGIRIPDHAFMQDLAQMFGGPLALTSANLSSQASSLSVEEFQDLWPHLSLVIDGGPIGDSQSPECRLGSTVVDLSVPGKFGIIRPGCALENTTAILQQKYGLLPSQGSCS, from the exons ATGTCTACGGCGCGTCCGTGTGCGGGGCTGAGGGCCGCAGTGGCGGCCGGCATGGGGCTGAGCGATGGGCCAGCGGGCTCTGGCCGCAGCTGCCGCCTTCTACGCCCTCCCGCGCCCGCTCCGGCGGTACCGGGGGCCCGGCTGCTGCGGCTTCCGGAGAGTGGGGCCGTGCGGGCCGCAAGCCCCGAGCGCTCCGGTTGGACCGAGGCGCTGCGGGCCGCCGTGGCCGAGCTGCGCGCCGGCGCCGTGGTTGCGGTCCCAACTGACACGCTGTATGGCCTGGCCTGCTCGGCGAGCTGCTCGGCGGCCCTGAGCTGCGTGTATAGCCTCAAGGGCCGCAATCAGGCTAAGCCGCTGGCTGTGTGCCTGGGCCGCGTGGCCGACGTCTACAG GTACTGTCAGGTGAGAGTACCCAAAGAGCTCCTGGAAGACCTGTTGCCAGGACCAGTGACCCTGGTGATGGAACGCTCAGAGGAGCTCAACAAAGACATGAATCCCTTTACTCCT CTTGTTGGCATCCGGATTCCTGACCATGCCTTTATGCAGGACTTGGCCCAAATGTTTGGGGGACCACTTGCACTCACCAGTGCCAACCTCAGCTCCCAGGCCAGTTCTTTGAGTGTTGAG gAGTTCCAAGACCTCTGGCCTCATTTGTCCCTAGTCATTGATGGGGGACCAATTGGGGATAGTCAGAGTCCTGAGTGTCGCCTCGGTTCTACTGTGGTTGATTTATCTGTGCCTGGGAAGTTTGGCATTATTCGCCCAGGCTG TGCCCTGGAAAACACAACAGCCATCCTCCAGCAGAAGTATGGGCTTCTCCCTTCACAGGGCTCCTGTTCATGA
- the Maneal gene encoding glycoprotein endo-alpha-1,2-mannosidase-like protein isoform X1 produces the protein MARRRRRACIALFLVLLFAFGTLMGLRTLKAPDGLPALGPGPELAPFERRPEGNPAPARAPAAPAAPPPPLPRTSAPRASVGLAEADPAPRQSLRVYSDLHAFYYSWYGSPRREGHYIHWDHVMVPHWDPKISASYPRGRHSPPDDLGSSFYPELGPYSSRDPDVLREHMTQLKEAAIGVLVLSWYPPGMADDNGEPSDDLVPAILDTAHQYNIQVAFHIQPYKGRDDVTVHDNIKYIIDTYGSHGAFYRYKNSMGKSLPLFYIYDSYLTPPEAWAHLLTQNGPHSIRNTPYDGVFIALLVEEGHTHDILAAGFDGMYTYFASNGFSFGSSHQNWKAVKNFCDTNNLMFIPSVGPGYIDTSIRPWNNHNTRNRVNGKYYETALQAALTVRPEVVSITSFNEWHEGTQIEKAVPKKTPTRLYLDYLPHQPSLYLELTRRWAEHFVKEKEQWLM, from the exons ATGGCCCGGCGGCGGCGCCGTGCCTGCATCGCCCTCTTCTTGGTGCTGCTCTTCGCTTTCGGTACGCTAATGGGGCTGCGCACGCTCAAGGCCCCGGACGGGCTGCCCGCGCTGGGCCCGGGCCCGGAGCTAGCACCCTTCGAGCGGCGTCCGGAGGGGAACCCCGCGCCCGCCCGCGCCCCGGCTGCCCCCGCCGCGCCTCCGCCTCCGCTGCCGCGCACCTCCGCCCCCCGCGCCTCGGTGGGCCTGGCCGAGGCCGATCCCGCGCCCAGGCAGAGCCTGCGGGTCTACTCAGACCTGCACGCCTTTTACTATTCGTGGTACGGGAGTCCCCGGCGCGAGGGCCACTACATCCATTGGGACCATGTCATGGTGCCGCACTGGGACCCCAAGATCTCGGCCAGCTACCCGCGTGGCCGCCACAGCCCTCCAGATGACTTGGGCTCCAGCTTCTACCCCGAGCTGGGGCCTTACAGCTCACGGGACCCCGACGTGCTACGAGAGCACATGACACAGCTCAAAGAAGCTGCCATAG GGGTTTTGGTTCTCTCCTGGTACCCACCTGGCATGGCTGATGATAATGGGGAGCCCTCAGATGACCTGGTACCTGCCATTCTGGATACTGCCCATCAGTACAACATCCAG gtgGCCTTCCATATCCAACCCTACAAGGGCCGGGATGACGTCACTGTCCACGACAACATCAAGTACATCATCGACAC GTACGGCTCCCACGGCGCCTTTTACCGTTATAAGAACAGCATGGGCAAGAGCCTCCCACTCTTTTACATCTACGACTCCTATCTGACACCCCCCGAGGCCTGGGCCCACCTCCTGACACAGAACGGGCCCCACTCGATCCGCAACACTCCCTATGACGGGGTCTTCATAGCTCTTCTGGTGGAGGAGGGCCACACCCATGACATCCTTGCGGCAGGATTTGATGGAATGTACACCTACTTTGCTTCCAATGGCTTCTCCTTCGGCTCCTCCCATCAGAACTGGAAAGCGGTGAAGAACTTCTGTGACACCAACAACCTGATGTTCATTCCTAGCGTGGGGCCTGGGTATATCGACACCAGCATCCGGCCCTGGAACAACCACAATACTCGGAACAGGGTCAACGGCAAGTACTACGAAACAGCCCTGCAGGCGGCCCTGACCGTGAGACCCGAGGTCGTCTCCATCACCTCTTTCAACGAGTGGCATGAGGGCACACAGATTGAGAAGGCTGTTCCCAAGAAGACGCCAACTCGCCTGTATTTGGACTACCTGCCTCACCAGCCCAGCCTGTATTTAGAGCTGACCCGCCGCTGGGCAGAGCACTTCGTCAAGGAAAAGGAGCAATGGCTGATGTGA
- the Maneal gene encoding glycoprotein endo-alpha-1,2-mannosidase-like protein isoform X2, which produces MIMGSPQMTWYLPFWILPISTTSRYGSHGAFYRYKNSMGKSLPLFYIYDSYLTPPEAWAHLLTQNGPHSIRNTPYDGVFIALLVEEGHTHDILAAGFDGMYTYFASNGFSFGSSHQNWKAVKNFCDTNNLMFIPSVGPGYIDTSIRPWNNHNTRNRVNGKYYETALQAALTVRPEVVSITSFNEWHEGTQIEKAVPKKTPTRLYLDYLPHQPSLYLELTRRWAEHFVKEKEQWLM; this is translated from the exons ATGATAATGGGGAGCCCTCAGATGACCTGGTACCTGCCATTCTGGATACTGCCCATCAGTACAACATCCAG GTACGGCTCCCACGGCGCCTTTTACCGTTATAAGAACAGCATGGGCAAGAGCCTCCCACTCTTTTACATCTACGACTCCTATCTGACACCCCCCGAGGCCTGGGCCCACCTCCTGACACAGAACGGGCCCCACTCGATCCGCAACACTCCCTATGACGGGGTCTTCATAGCTCTTCTGGTGGAGGAGGGCCACACCCATGACATCCTTGCGGCAGGATTTGATGGAATGTACACCTACTTTGCTTCCAATGGCTTCTCCTTCGGCTCCTCCCATCAGAACTGGAAAGCGGTGAAGAACTTCTGTGACACCAACAACCTGATGTTCATTCCTAGCGTGGGGCCTGGGTATATCGACACCAGCATCCGGCCCTGGAACAACCACAATACTCGGAACAGGGTCAACGGCAAGTACTACGAAACAGCCCTGCAGGCGGCCCTGACCGTGAGACCCGAGGTCGTCTCCATCACCTCTTTCAACGAGTGGCATGAGGGCACACAGATTGAGAAGGCTGTTCCCAAGAAGACGCCAACTCGCCTGTATTTGGACTACCTGCCTCACCAGCCCAGCCTGTATTTAGAGCTGACCCGCCGCTGGGCAGAGCACTTCGTCAAGGAAAAGGAGCAATGGCTGATGTGA